One Chitinophaga varians DNA window includes the following coding sequences:
- a CDS encoding gluconate 2-dehydrogenase subunit 3 family protein — MNRRKAIARLLLFGGAGAAIAGGAGYHYFNKKPDLGDLDQYLPLIAELAEVIIPETDTPGAKSAGVHDFIATMIRDCSSRKVQNRFLYGLEDVAAYTRTKYGKSFVHCRKEEKEAVVAHFEKKSRPWEGLMGKVSSRLFGDPFFVTLKKYTVIGYCTSMQGATKAMAYEYIPGRYKGCTPLQPGQRCWATE, encoded by the coding sequence ATGAACAGACGGAAGGCAATTGCAAGATTACTGTTGTTTGGAGGCGCCGGGGCCGCTATCGCCGGCGGCGCCGGTTACCACTACTTCAATAAAAAGCCCGATCTCGGGGACCTCGACCAGTACCTGCCATTGATCGCAGAACTGGCGGAAGTGATCATCCCCGAGACCGATACACCGGGCGCCAAAAGCGCCGGCGTACACGACTTTATCGCGACCATGATACGCGACTGCTCATCGCGGAAAGTGCAGAACCGCTTTCTGTACGGGCTCGAAGATGTGGCCGCCTATACGCGGACAAAGTACGGAAAATCGTTTGTCCATTGCCGTAAGGAAGAAAAAGAGGCTGTCGTAGCACATTTTGAGAAAAAAAGCAGACCGTGGGAAGGACTGATGGGCAAGGTATCGTCACGGCTGTTCGGCGACCCGTTTTTTGTAACATTGAAAAAATACACCGTCATCGGCTACTGCACCTCCATGCAGGGCGCTACCAAAGCCATGGCGTACGAGTACATTCCAGGCCGTTACAAAGGTTGCACCCCGCTGCAACCCGGGCAGCGGTGCTGGGCAACAGAATAG
- a CDS encoding TolC family protein, with protein MKKMLTTVLVMCMSIFAFAQLQKKDTAVLLKLPADPVTVARFKEKLVELALQNPDISQYAIKKEINKYEKNMAGAAWLNHFTAAGNLNEFTIKGNSNNNINTNYYPRYNFGVMLPLGNLIKIPNDIKRVKAEGRLLDKQREAEAMALKGKVLEAYEEYAANKKLYELHMPLMEDALQNFNQAEEKFRAGDPAVPIEIYKASYSAYNGEMVKHIQLEKVLRQSKLILEALVGTTLENVMAQL; from the coding sequence ATGAAAAAAATGCTAACTACCGTTCTGGTAATGTGTATGAGTATCTTCGCCTTTGCACAGCTGCAGAAAAAAGATACTGCTGTGTTGTTAAAACTGCCGGCGGACCCCGTTACGGTAGCCCGGTTTAAAGAGAAGCTGGTGGAACTGGCACTGCAAAACCCCGACATCAGCCAGTATGCCATCAAAAAAGAGATCAACAAATATGAGAAGAACATGGCGGGAGCTGCCTGGCTGAACCATTTCACCGCTGCGGGCAACCTCAATGAGTTTACCATCAAAGGCAACAGCAACAACAACATTAACACCAACTACTACCCCCGCTACAACTTCGGTGTAATGCTGCCGCTGGGCAATCTCATCAAAATCCCCAACGATATCAAAAGAGTAAAAGCGGAAGGCCGGCTGCTCGACAAACAGCGCGAAGCCGAGGCGATGGCCCTGAAAGGCAAAGTGCTGGAGGCTTATGAAGAATATGCGGCCAACAAAAAACTGTATGAACTGCATATGCCATTGATGGAAGACGCGTTGCAGAACTTCAATCAGGCAGAAGAAAAATTCCGCGCCGGCGACCCCGCCGTACCGATCGAAATTTACAAAGCTTCTTACAGCGCCTACAATGGTGAAATGGTAAAACACATTCAGCTGGAAAAAGTGCTGCGTCAGTCCAAACTGATACTGGAAGCGCTGGTAGGCACCACACTGGAAAATGTGATGGCGCAGTTGTAA
- a CDS encoding O-antigen ligase family protein — translation MFAIKKNILRLLVVLLWIVLIPVLTYVASLDLKIGVAMVVGIIGMAICLICVINYRLGYYIFITITLILPLLERISGSSQSVGVVMDGLLISTLLGCILRRGDKSVKKVQFMKDALLISFYLYAILLIIQVANPAGHRVFAWFIFFRVFVRNMIFLGLGLHVFNSMKDVRTFFKFWIAICTAAAVYACLQQWFGLMPYERAFIAKYPKMFTTTMIISGIRIFSFMSDAASFGIIMACNIIICLILLTAKMVNLNLKRKILLIVSIVLQGLALGYSGTRTGYVMLPVGLLLFLLTTLRNRNTILIAIAFGFTGLVILFGPFHSNGTIIRIRTAFLGKQDASMDVRDENRHRIQPYIYDHPLGGGVMTTGGNGQLFYPGHPLANLQTDNGYLRAVLETGWAGVLLVAANFFLLIAIAVRNYFRIDGEVNKLLMLGIAASMLEMALAQYAQDASTLVESSIMLNALTAIAIKVKYLYALNTES, via the coding sequence ATGTTTGCGATTAAAAAAAATATTCTCCGCCTGTTGGTGGTGTTGCTCTGGATCGTGCTGATACCGGTGCTTACCTACGTGGCCTCGCTGGACCTGAAAATCGGGGTGGCCATGGTGGTAGGGATTATAGGCATGGCCATCTGTCTGATATGTGTGATCAACTACAGGCTGGGATATTATATTTTTATCACCATTACCCTGATACTTCCTTTGCTGGAAAGGATTTCAGGTTCCAGCCAAAGCGTTGGCGTGGTGATGGACGGGCTGCTGATAAGTACGTTGCTGGGCTGTATTCTCCGCCGGGGAGACAAGAGCGTTAAAAAGGTGCAGTTTATGAAAGATGCCCTGCTCATCTCCTTCTATCTCTATGCCATCCTGTTGATTATTCAGGTCGCCAATCCTGCCGGTCACCGGGTATTTGCCTGGTTCATCTTCTTCAGGGTTTTTGTGCGTAACATGATTTTCCTGGGACTGGGCCTGCATGTATTTAACAGTATGAAGGACGTGCGTACCTTCTTTAAGTTCTGGATAGCCATATGCACCGCAGCTGCGGTGTATGCCTGCCTGCAGCAATGGTTTGGACTGATGCCTTATGAAAGAGCGTTTATCGCCAAATATCCCAAGATGTTCACCACCACCATGATCATCTCCGGCATCCGCATTTTCTCCTTTATGTCTGATGCAGCGTCTTTCGGTATCATCATGGCCTGCAACATCATTATCTGCCTGATACTGCTGACCGCCAAAATGGTCAACCTGAACCTGAAAAGAAAAATACTGCTGATCGTCTCTATTGTGTTACAGGGGCTGGCACTGGGCTATTCCGGCACCCGTACGGGTTATGTGATGCTGCCGGTGGGACTGCTGCTTTTTTTACTGACTACCCTGCGCAACCGCAATACGATACTGATCGCCATTGCCTTCGGGTTTACAGGGCTGGTCATCCTCTTTGGCCCTTTCCACAGCAATGGCACCATCATCCGTATCCGAACTGCTTTCCTCGGGAAACAGGACGCTTCCATGGACGTAAGGGATGAAAACCGTCACCGTATACAACCTTATATCTACGACCATCCGTTGGGCGGCGGCGTAATGACCACCGGCGGCAACGGACAGTTGTTCTATCCCGGTCATCCGTTAGCTAATCTGCAGACAGACAACGGCTACCTGCGCGCGGTGCTGGAAACCGGCTGGGCGGGCGTTTTACTGGTAGCCGCCAATTTCTTCCTGCTGATCGCCATCGCCGTGCGGAACTACTTCCGGATAGACGGGGAAGTCAATAAACTGCTCATGTTGGGCATCGCCGCCTCCATGCTGGAGATGGCGCTGGCGCAATATGCCCAGGACGCCTCTACCCTGGTGGAATCCTCCATTATGCTGAATGCGCTCACTGCCATCGCTATAAAAGTAAAATATCTATACGCCTTAAATACTGAATCATGA
- a CDS encoding acyltransferase family protein has protein sequence MKLTEAIHYIFSFRPQTSRRYAWVDYAKGIAIIFVLYRHVIYGLLYTGANINQLMMEANEMLYGFRMPLFFFLSGLFFASSVNKRGPQNFLISKINTLLYPYLLWCIIQVTLQILFTNYTNHKLTPENYLDILIHPRSMLQLWYLLALFNVSVLYLFTSCVLKLHPVVQVLLGLAMLGLKSYAGDISTISDVMIYYIYFVLGHLAARYFFSEQVQRQLTSPLKALALVPVFLLVQYYCMSHTNMSIYLFSLLAMLGGLLVIMIAFILAKYEKLKILQTIGHYSLYIYLLHLGIIFLLRVAILKTGILTNVPVITAILVAAGLFGSIILYRCCLLLRMKFLFTGPLKEREVAADAMRTS, from the coding sequence ATGAAACTGACAGAGGCCATTCATTACATTTTTTCATTTCGCCCCCAAACATCGCGGCGTTACGCCTGGGTTGACTATGCGAAAGGCATTGCGATCATTTTCGTGCTGTACCGCCATGTGATTTATGGTTTGCTGTACACCGGCGCCAATATCAACCAGCTGATGATGGAGGCCAATGAAATGCTCTATGGCTTCCGGATGCCGCTGTTCTTCTTTTTGTCCGGGCTGTTCTTCGCCTCCAGCGTAAATAAGCGGGGACCGCAGAACTTCCTGATATCAAAAATCAATACGCTGCTGTACCCTTATCTGCTGTGGTGCATTATCCAGGTCACGCTGCAGATTTTATTTACGAATTATACCAATCACAAACTGACACCGGAAAATTACCTGGACATTCTCATTCATCCGAGGAGTATGCTCCAGCTGTGGTACCTGCTGGCATTGTTTAATGTATCAGTGCTTTACCTGTTCACCTCCTGCGTGCTGAAGCTCCACCCGGTAGTCCAGGTGTTGCTGGGGCTGGCAATGCTGGGCCTTAAATCGTATGCCGGCGATATCAGCACTATTTCCGACGTCATGATTTACTATATATACTTTGTGTTGGGACACCTGGCCGCGCGTTATTTCTTTTCCGAGCAGGTACAACGGCAGCTCACTTCTCCGCTGAAAGCGCTGGCGCTGGTGCCTGTGTTCCTGCTGGTGCAATATTACTGTATGTCACATACCAACATGAGCATCTACCTGTTTTCACTGCTGGCCATGTTGGGTGGATTGCTGGTGATCATGATCGCCTTCATCCTCGCAAAATATGAAAAGCTGAAAATACTGCAGACCATCGGACATTATTCATTATACATCTACCTGCTGCACCTGGGAATTATATTCCTGCTGCGGGTAGCAATCCTGAAAACGGGCATTCTCACCAACGTCCCGGTGATCACGGCCATCCTGGTGGCGGCGGGTCTCTTTGGCTCCATCATCCTGTACCGGTGCTGCCTGTTGCTGCGTATGAAATTTCTGTTCACCGGCCCGTTGAAAGAACGCGAAGTAGCGGCCGATGCAATGCGTACATCATGA
- a CDS encoding exopolysaccharide transport family protein translates to MKKKWWIILSTLAAVVLAFVFTMGRQHLYVSNAQMSTGFTIKDQITLREENTNIYEADVKFENVVQTINSPLVIGLLQYQLLIHDLTSNKPFVHLTDKDFNTPEYKVFNKTEALQICRNHLDSLQMLSSYHPDERRILEYMKLCKYDYESIRKMLNVGRLSRTDYIDISFRSPNPEQSAFVVNTLYSEFIRYYRSLRSERTVENVSTFEELVNKKKQELDAKVEALRMYKSSAGLLNVEAASTNELSLISQLEKGLLDEQATSNTLTASLQNVNAQITAASQGKTTYSSNNDIVSLRRQINDLNDEYLRTGSSNDALAERIKALRKQLQNASSISSTPTGAAVSKEELLQKKAGLESDLKASNQNIANLQAKIRMLKGSVGSYANKEATVSTLQQEVTLAQDEYNKLKEKLNSAIDNRTAPMDNFRQTLKGQPAFKPESSKRIIIMGMCGLAIFMLTTISILFREFFDSSMKSPSIFEKNVDLKLISTINHADLKKYSILEVLQQKEENYDAVRKRQNSFREFLRKLRFEIENSGKSIFLFTSTEPQQGKTTLVQAVSYSLSLSNKKVLIIDTNFCNNDLTLQLQARPTLETFSVAPEEFSIEKVKEIVTTYSVENIEVIGCKGGDYTPAEILPKNHLLNYLPQLKQYYDFIIMEGAPLNDYTDSKELEQYAEGVVAVFSSKLSLKQNDRESVQFLEGLNGKLLGAVLNNINEDYLDL, encoded by the coding sequence ATGAAGAAGAAGTGGTGGATCATCCTCAGTACCCTTGCTGCGGTAGTACTTGCCTTTGTGTTTACCATGGGAAGGCAGCACCTGTACGTGTCCAACGCGCAGATGTCTACCGGCTTCACCATTAAAGACCAGATCACCCTGAGAGAAGAGAACACCAATATATATGAAGCGGACGTGAAGTTCGAAAACGTGGTGCAGACCATCAACTCTCCACTGGTAATCGGACTGCTGCAATATCAGTTGCTCATCCACGACCTCACCAGCAACAAACCTTTCGTACACCTCACGGATAAAGATTTTAATACGCCGGAGTATAAGGTGTTCAATAAAACCGAAGCACTGCAGATCTGCCGCAATCATTTGGACTCCCTCCAGATGCTGAGCTCCTATCACCCGGATGAACGTCGTATTCTTGAGTACATGAAGCTGTGCAAATACGACTATGAGTCCATCCGCAAAATGCTGAACGTAGGCCGCCTTTCCCGGACCGACTATATCGATATTTCCTTCCGTTCACCCAACCCTGAACAGTCGGCCTTCGTGGTAAACACGCTGTACAGCGAGTTTATCCGCTACTACCGCAGCCTGCGTTCCGAACGCACCGTGGAAAACGTATCTACCTTCGAAGAGCTGGTCAACAAAAAGAAACAGGAACTGGACGCCAAAGTGGAAGCCCTTCGTATGTATAAATCCTCTGCCGGCCTGCTCAATGTGGAAGCCGCCAGCACCAATGAACTGTCGCTCATCAGCCAGCTCGAAAAAGGACTGCTCGACGAACAGGCCACCAGCAACACGCTGACCGCCTCCCTGCAAAACGTCAATGCACAGATAACCGCCGCCAGCCAGGGCAAAACCACCTACAGCAGCAATAATGATATTGTTTCCCTGCGCCGGCAGATCAATGACCTGAACGACGAATACCTGCGGACCGGCAGCAGCAACGACGCACTCGCCGAAAGGATCAAAGCATTGCGGAAACAGCTGCAGAACGCATCTTCCATCAGCTCCACCCCCACCGGTGCGGCTGTCAGCAAGGAAGAACTGCTGCAGAAAAAAGCCGGTCTGGAATCAGACCTGAAAGCATCCAATCAAAACATCGCCAACCTACAGGCCAAAATCAGAATGCTGAAAGGTTCAGTAGGCTCATACGCCAATAAGGAAGCCACCGTGAGCACCCTGCAACAGGAAGTGACACTGGCACAGGACGAATACAATAAACTGAAAGAAAAGCTCAACTCCGCTATCGATAACCGTACCGCTCCGATGGACAACTTCCGTCAGACACTGAAAGGCCAGCCGGCCTTCAAACCGGAGTCCTCCAAACGGATCATCATCATGGGCATGTGCGGACTGGCCATCTTTATGCTGACCACCATCAGCATACTGTTCCGTGAGTTCTTTGATTCTTCCATGAAGTCGCCCTCTATTTTTGAAAAAAACGTAGACCTCAAACTGATCAGCACCATCAACCATGCTGACCTAAAAAAATACAGCATCCTGGAAGTACTGCAACAGAAAGAAGAGAACTATGACGCCGTACGCAAGCGCCAGAACAGTTTCCGCGAATTCCTGCGCAAGCTGCGTTTCGAAATAGAAAACAGCGGCAAGTCCATCTTCCTGTTCACCAGCACCGAACCGCAACAGGGTAAAACGACGCTGGTACAGGCGGTGTCCTACAGCCTCAGCCTTAGCAATAAAAAGGTGCTGATCATCGACACTAACTTCTGCAACAACGACCTTACCCTGCAATTACAGGCCAGGCCGACGCTGGAAACGTTTTCTGTGGCCCCTGAGGAATTCAGCATTGAAAAAGTAAAGGAGATCGTTACCACTTACAGCGTAGAAAATATTGAAGTAATTGGTTGTAAAGGTGGCGACTATACGCCCGCTGAAATACTGCCTAAAAACCATCTGCTCAACTATCTTCCTCAACTGAAGCAATACTATGACTTCATTATCATGGAAGGCGCTCCGCTGAATGACTATACAGACAGTAAAGAGCTGGAACAGTACGCAGAAGGCGTAGTAGCGGTATTCTCATCCAAACTGTCCCTCAAACAGAATGACAGGGAGTCGGTCCAGTTTCTGGAAGGGCTCAATGGTAAACTGCTCGGCGCTGTGCTTAATAACATCAATGAGGATTACCTGGACCTATAG
- a CDS encoding response regulator — translation MKKTILIIDDSAPIRFLLEAMLSKEYNVVSAADGFVALTWLGKGNAVDCIVSDLQMPNINGWELLEYLSGSGLYQNIPVVVLSSQPDVEMHNAELGHKYHNVHAFVQKPFDPMRLLETVGQAINRQLVAIAG, via the coding sequence ATGAAAAAGACAATATTGATAATTGATGATAGCGCACCAATCAGATTTCTGCTGGAGGCAATGTTGAGCAAGGAATATAATGTGGTATCGGCTGCTGATGGATTTGTAGCACTTACCTGGCTTGGTAAAGGTAATGCAGTGGATTGCATTGTCAGCGATCTGCAGATGCCTAATATCAACGGATGGGAACTGTTGGAATATCTTTCCGGCAGTGGCTTATATCAGAATATACCGGTAGTGGTGTTGTCCAGTCAGCCGGACGTGGAAATGCACAATGCTGAGCTGGGACACAAATACCATAATGTACATGCGTTTGTACAAAAACCATTTGACCCGATGCGGTTACTGGAAACGGTGGGACAGGCTATTAACCGCCAGCTGGTGGCTATTGCCGGATAA
- a CDS encoding sugar transferase, with protein sequence MQQLPPVQQEPALPVLAQKSNRWGYFLKRTFDIIASTSLLLIASPVMLLIAIAIKLESKGNVFYASPRAGKNYKIFKFYKFRTMVADADKQLAKLKHLNQYGNNDKGAVFYKVSNDPRITRLGNFLRNTSLDEIPQLFNVLKGDMSLVGNRPLPLYEAATLTTDEWAERFIAPAGITGLWQISKRGKKEMSAEERIELDINYAHRNSFAYDMWLIMNTPKALIQKDNV encoded by the coding sequence ATGCAGCAGCTGCCGCCGGTACAGCAGGAGCCCGCACTCCCGGTATTGGCGCAGAAAAGCAACCGCTGGGGCTATTTCCTGAAACGTACTTTCGATATCATTGCCTCCACCTCGCTGTTGCTGATCGCCAGCCCGGTGATGCTGCTGATAGCAATAGCCATCAAGCTGGAATCCAAAGGCAACGTGTTTTACGCTTCTCCGCGCGCCGGCAAAAACTACAAGATCTTCAAGTTCTATAAGTTCCGTACCATGGTGGCGGACGCCGACAAACAGCTGGCCAAACTGAAACATCTCAATCAGTACGGTAATAATGATAAAGGGGCCGTGTTCTATAAAGTGTCCAACGACCCGCGCATCACCCGCCTCGGCAATTTTCTCCGCAATACCAGCCTGGACGAGATCCCGCAGCTGTTCAATGTACTGAAAGGCGACATGTCGCTGGTGGGCAACAGGCCGCTGCCGCTGTATGAAGCAGCCACCCTTACCACCGACGAGTGGGCGGAACGTTTCATCGCGCCTGCCGGTATCACCGGATTGTGGCAGATCAGCAAACGCGGCAAAAAAGAAATGTCTGCCGAAGAAAGGATAGAACTGGACATCAACTACGCACACCGCAATTCATTCGCTTATGATATGTGGTTGATCATGAACACACCGAAAGCGCTGATACAAAAAGATAACGTGTAA
- a CDS encoding glycosyltransferase: MLLHLIEILLFAYLAACVLYNLVLSVAGRLARKKKPATQAADVRYARIAILVPAYREDAIILSTARSYAKQSYPAASFETIVVADSLQPATVRQLKQDGISVVEVSFDKSTKAKSLNAAFEQLGDDYDIALICDADNVLETSFLEKINQAYQQGHHAIQGRRVAKNMDSPFAVLDAVNEIVANHLYRKGANALGLSSSVIGSGMAFHYPLAKSVLKEIQATGGFDKVLQLLLIEKGYPVYYLEDACIFDEKVESSEAFQNQRKRWVSSQFVYLRTYWGKGWAQLWKGNVNYFNLAVCQNILLPRMILLAGLLCCTALAFLLQRSLSIPAWWWAVVFLLNILSLLLPLPRLFFTRYFFTALTGLPKAVWIMVSLMFRLKGANNTFIHTQHTKTEIDNPLLDAARK, encoded by the coding sequence ATGTTGCTGCACCTCATAGAAATTTTACTGTTTGCTTACCTGGCGGCATGTGTACTGTATAATCTTGTGCTGTCTGTGGCCGGCCGTCTGGCCCGGAAAAAGAAACCGGCCACACAGGCTGCCGACGTCCGCTACGCGCGTATCGCGATATTGGTGCCGGCTTACAGGGAAGACGCCATTATATTGTCTACTGCCCGCAGCTATGCGAAACAGTCATATCCTGCCGCCAGCTTTGAGACAATTGTGGTGGCAGATTCGCTGCAGCCTGCCACGGTGCGGCAGTTGAAACAGGACGGCATCAGCGTGGTCGAGGTGTCATTCGATAAAAGCACAAAGGCAAAATCACTCAACGCCGCGTTTGAGCAGTTGGGCGATGATTATGATATAGCGCTGATCTGCGATGCGGACAACGTACTGGAAACATCTTTCCTGGAGAAGATCAATCAGGCTTACCAGCAAGGCCACCATGCCATTCAGGGGCGCCGCGTAGCTAAAAACATGGACAGCCCGTTTGCGGTGCTGGACGCGGTAAACGAAATCGTGGCCAATCATCTGTACCGAAAAGGGGCCAACGCACTGGGACTTTCTTCTTCCGTGATAGGCTCCGGTATGGCCTTTCACTATCCGCTGGCGAAAAGCGTCCTGAAGGAAATTCAGGCTACCGGCGGTTTTGACAAGGTGCTGCAACTGCTGTTGATAGAAAAAGGCTATCCCGTTTATTATCTGGAAGATGCCTGCATCTTCGATGAAAAAGTGGAAAGCTCCGAAGCATTCCAGAACCAGCGCAAACGCTGGGTGTCCAGCCAGTTCGTTTACCTGCGCACCTATTGGGGCAAAGGCTGGGCGCAGCTTTGGAAAGGCAACGTCAATTACTTCAACCTGGCCGTATGCCAGAATATTTTGTTGCCGAGAATGATCCTGCTGGCAGGCCTCCTGTGCTGCACAGCGCTGGCCTTCCTGCTGCAGCGGTCATTGTCAATACCTGCGTGGTGGTGGGCCGTTGTTTTTCTGCTCAACATCCTCAGCCTGTTGCTGCCGTTACCGCGCCTGTTTTTTACCCGCTATTTCTTCACCGCACTGACAGGACTGCCCAAAGCGGTATGGATCATGGTGTCGCTGATGTTCCGGTTGAAAGGGGCCAACAATACTTTCATTCACACGCAACATACAAAAACGGAAATCGATAATCCTTTGTTAGATGCAGCCAGAAAATAA
- a CDS encoding glycosyltransferase family 2 protein, with the protein MQPENNISSPLVSIITVNYNNSAVTCDLLHSLAKNSYRHTEVIVVDNASKENPTALFEAAYPGVQVICSQVNKGFAGGNNLGVKAARGQFLFLVNNDTEFTPGLIEGLLEIFDQYPDAGVVSPKFHYYFHKGTLEYAGYRAVDIFTGRNSMIGCREEDRGQYDTISETNYAHGGAMMISRAALEKVGLMPELYFLYYEEFDWCEQFKRQGYKIYYQYKSLIYHKESMTTGKNSPLKTYYITRNRLLFMRRNVKLPARMVFMAYFSLLTVPKNTLQFILKRESAHLKAFWKGIMWNLTHLKRNTDPCAA; encoded by the coding sequence ATGCAGCCAGAAAATAACATATCGTCCCCGTTGGTGTCTATCATTACGGTCAACTACAACAACAGTGCGGTGACCTGTGACCTGCTGCATTCACTGGCGAAAAACAGTTACCGCCATACAGAGGTGATCGTGGTGGACAATGCCTCGAAAGAAAATCCGACAGCTTTGTTTGAAGCCGCCTATCCCGGTGTGCAGGTGATCTGCAGCCAGGTCAATAAGGGTTTTGCCGGCGGCAACAACCTCGGCGTGAAAGCCGCCAGGGGACAGTTTCTCTTCCTGGTCAACAATGACACGGAGTTTACGCCGGGCCTCATAGAAGGACTGCTGGAAATATTTGACCAGTATCCGGACGCAGGCGTAGTAAGCCCCAAATTTCACTACTACTTTCATAAAGGCACGCTGGAATATGCCGGTTACCGCGCGGTGGACATCTTTACCGGACGTAACAGCATGATCGGCTGCAGGGAAGAGGACAGAGGACAATACGACACAATATCAGAAACCAACTACGCCCACGGTGGCGCTATGATGATATCCCGCGCTGCGTTGGAAAAAGTGGGACTGATGCCTGAGCTGTATTTTCTCTACTACGAGGAGTTCGACTGGTGCGAGCAGTTCAAGCGCCAGGGTTATAAAATCTATTACCAGTACAAATCACTGATTTATCATAAAGAATCCATGACAACGGGCAAAAACAGTCCGTTGAAAACATATTACATCACCCGTAACCGGTTGCTGTTTATGAGAAGGAACGTGAAACTGCCTGCCAGAATGGTGTTTATGGCTTATTTCTCTTTGCTGACGGTGCCCAAAAATACCCTGCAGTTTATACTGAAAAGGGAATCGGCCCATCTCAAAGCCTTCTGGAAAGGAATCATGTGGAACCTTACACACCTAAAACGTAATACTGACCCATGTGCGGCATAG